The nucleotide sequence TTAGATTGTGGTCTCTTTTTGCTGGTTTATCTAATCTACAGTGATCCAAGGGCACCGTATTTGGTATGCTACAATCCAAaggctaattttttttaacatcccCAGTAAATATGTCCCATATTGTGATAATATATTTAGGTCAGTGGGCCAGTCAGAAGAGGTTTGGGCCCATTGACCATGCATGCTTTGCGCGTGATGGTTGAGAAGAAGATTCCGATTGCAAGCCTTCTTCCCTCCCAACGCCGGCGGACTCCAGAAGTTCGAGGGCAAGTTGAACACGACTAAAACCCTAGGTTCTAATCTATAAAAAGAATATCCTCTTCCTTCTATGGACTCCACCACCAAAACTGCGGGGAATCATTATCAATTACCAAGCCTTTTGCCAAGTTTTTCCTTGGATTACCGCCGGAGAAGATTGCTGGACTTAGATAAAGGCCCaagctcctcttcttcttttctttttccaatgtTATAGTACTTGATTTGGGCTGGCGATGTTGGAAATAGATAAACTTAATTGTGCATTGATTCAAGAGATATTATTTAAGACATTTGTATTTCCTAAAAGACCTTTTATCTTATCTATGAAAGTTACTTAGAATTCCTTATCATGAATGAAACCGAAGTGTCATTCATAAATATGACTCTTAGTATTTTGTATAGAGGTTACTTGAAGGGTTGTAAAATCCTCTTTATAAAGGGTTGTTATTTGAGTCATTTTgtaatgaagagaattgaagaaatcTAATATAGAGAAAAGTCCTCTTCATTCCTTAGTGAAAAATACTACAATATTCTTCTTCTCCATCCACCTCTTCAGGCGAGCTGCCAGATGGGCATGAACAAGGTCTCCCTTGCTTTCTacttctccctttctttttgTCAACCACTGCCTGCCGCAGCTCGTTGCTCAGGGCCATCATCGTTGCCACCGCTAGAGGCCGCTATATGCAAATCCTTTACATCCTTTTGAAGAATTCCATTCAAGGAAAGATTAAGTGAAAGTTCTTtttatcttcatcttccttcCCTGCACCGCCTCTGCTCATTTAGGCAGCGGCATCatgaagttagtttttttttcttttcaatagaaaaacaagaagaggaggaggttcCAGAAGAAGATTGGTAAATttatcagaaaaaagaaaagattggtAAGTTCCATGGAACTTTTATTAAGATCATAAAATATGATGGAGGCATACTTTGCTTTTAATCTTTTCTAAGAAAAGATTAACAAAGTTTACAAGGACGCATTTGGAAGAAAAATCACACCCCGCGAGCTGTGGAATCGCCCGCTGTAGCTTCTAATCCCCCTAAGCTTGGGAACTCCAACCGGTCAAACCAGATCCCTGAAGCTTTTCCTCGATGATGACGTCCAACCTCCGAGCCATCTCCGGACTCATATGATTCCTCCAATCGCCCTTGACTCCTTTCCTGAAGAACGAGGAATTGGCAAACTGATAAATCGGCCCGTGTTTCCTAACCTTATTCACCTCCAAGCTCTTCATGCTCTCCATGCTGCACAACCTTACAATCTCCTCCACcatccctccctcctcctcctcttcggaGAACGGACACCCCACGAACTCCGCCAGCCTCTTCACGTTGGCCACCGGCTCCTCCAACAACCCCTCATACTTGAGGAACAGCACCTTCTCGGGCCTTTTTAAGCTCTCCCTCCACCACCCCAACAAATGGTCCCATATGGGCCCAAAAGGAAACTTCCCCTCGCAGAAAGCCTCAAAGGCCTCCGTAAATGGAATTTTGTTCAGCTTCGGAGAAGACTTCTGGGTGAAGTGCCAAAAGGAGACCAAGGCATCCTTGGGGTCCCGGGCAATATAGATAATCCTGCAGCCGGAGCCCGCGACCGAGTCCTGGAGCAAGGAGTAAGGCATGTGGGTGGAGAGGATCCTCGGTGAAGGCAAGGCTTCAACTTTGGAGGCTTGGCCGATGGCGAAGCGTTCCTCTATATAAGCAACGCAGTCGTGAGGGTTCAGGCTAAGGAGAGGGTGGCGAGCCAGAGGGTACTGTTTTCGGGTCATGGTGGCGAAGACGAGGGCTTTTAGCCAGGTGGTGCCGGATTTGGGGAAGGATACAAGGAAGAGGTCGTCGGGACGTGCCTTGAAGCGCTGCTGGATGGCCATGGCGCCCGGGAGAAAGCCCTCCGGGTACCAGAAGCCTTGGTATTTTCTGGAAGGAACCGATCCTTTCTCGAATGGGAGAGTTGAGATGAAGTCATCGTAATCCTCAAGACGTGGCTGAGAAGGGTGGTCCTCCTGTTCTTCTATTACTTTGAACGGAATGGGGGCACCAGAGCGAGGGGGATAAGTGGCCATGACGGGATGGAGGAAGCTCCAATGCTGATCTTCAGCTCTTATAAGCAATAACTTTTGATACGTAATGACAACGATTAGAGGAGCGGCTCAAAATAATTCGGTCGCCACGTTCATCATGTGCCCACTGACCCgacatttttttatttggtgCAGAACAAGTTGCAAGCGAGCGTCACGGCAACTTAATTATggcttaattaaaaataattacaaatcacctatttttgtaaaaaaataaaaaaacttttaaagTTATACACAATGTCACATATTTAGAGGTCATTGATATCTTTCTCTATTAGAAATTCTAAagtttagaaaataaaataaagtttttttattttgtctATTTTCTATCATAGggaaaaagaattattttttatcaaaaaaataattactgAAGCTTAGCAACATATTTTAAATTACACCAacaagaaaagattttattaaGCATAATAAACCGCCATTTTGATACACTAATCAATATTGCCTTTACTGTTAAAGTTGTCAACTAAGGCAGGGATATG is from Phoenix dactylifera cultivar Barhee BC4 chromosome 6, palm_55x_up_171113_PBpolish2nd_filt_p, whole genome shotgun sequence and encodes:
- the LOC120111099 gene encoding flavonol 3-sulfotransferase-like, which encodes MATYPPRSGAPIPFKVIEEQEDHPSQPRLEDYDDFISTLPFEKGSVPSRKYQGFWYPEGFLPGAMAIQQRFKARPDDLFLVSFPKSGTTWLKALVFATMTRKQYPLARHPLLSLNPHDCVAYIEERFAIGQASKVEALPSPRILSTHMPYSLLQDSVAGSGCRIIYIARDPKDALVSFWHFTQKSSPKLNKIPFTEAFEAFCEGKFPFGPIWDHLLGWWRESLKRPEKVLFLKYEGLLEEPVANVKRLAEFVGCPFSEEEEEGGMVEEIVRLCSMESMKSLEVNKVRKHGPIYQFANSSFFRKGVKGDWRNHMSPEMARRLDVIIEEKLQGSGLTGWSSQA